The genomic segment TATAGTCAAATCATTATTGCTATAAATAGTTACCACATAAATAGTTGTCCATTAACCTTTCGTACTACTTTTTTGGTTCCTCATATATTCAGGCAATTATCAACTTGGAAGAAGATGGATCTTTCCATCTTAAAAATCTCGGCAGGTGTTCAGTATCGATAAATAGCAAGGAAGTAGCTCCTGGACAGAGCCTGATCCTTAATTCCAGTTGTTTAATTGAGGTGCtgtttcttatttctttttgaacGTTTGCAACATGCATCCTGTGATGCAGTTAACCTGATTTGTTTTTGGTATCCGACTTGCACTATGAATGTTTAGAGAACTACAAAGCTATGATATGTTTGGATATATAAACCATCTTGACGGGATGTAAATGGTATTTTGCAGATAAGGGGGATGCCCTTCATCTTCGAGACAAACCAAACTCGTGTGAAGCAATATCTGAATAGTGCCACAAAGAAATGTTAGAAACTCAGGAACCCCATGTTCAATATGAGGACTCTGTCAGGAGTTGCTCCTTGACACTCGCACTTTATGGGGGACTGGCGGATTTACCACTGGGGCAATTGCTCCCACTAACatcagaaaacaaaaaaaacacttTCTGTAGTGTATATGTCATTACAAcaagtttaagaaaaattttactaatttCTTTTGTCTTCCCATTGAAATTCAGCTGGTATCTCACTTAAATCACTTTACACTGTGCTAAAGAAGATATATAAACCTGGTAATTATTTTGTCTAGTTAAATACTACATTGAATCGAATATAAACCCTTTATATTTTGTCTTCATCACAATTATGGGCATTCATCCGCAAGATTAAACGTTGTCCTTGTTCACCCTCTCTGTTCGTGTGATCAGTTTGTCAGAGATGCATCATAGCTTGTGCGATCTAAAACAAATATTTCTCTCACAAGTTTTGAGAATCATTTTCAATTGCAAATCACAAACTCGGGAGTGCACATGAAATCCAGGAAAACAATATAAATATAGGGATGGTGGGagtcaaaaatcattttcctTTAGCAGATGGTCAAAGCTTACGTCATTTCGTAGTGTATACAAAGTATGAAACAAATCCGATGATAGCCGTACCGTACAATCAAATCTCTTCATCTAAGCTCTCCACGTTCCCCTTTCTTTCTGCTACTCCTTTCCCTCACTTACAGGCTCACATTTTAATCTCAGATCCAAAGAAAAATCCCAGGCGACCAGAAAAAGGGGAAAGAAGAAACAGGGAAGAAAATGTCAAAACTCTCTAGCACCCTCTATCTCTGTCTACGTTTTCTTGTTTTCGTGAACACAATTTCGAAGCTGTTGTTTGCAGCAAACTCTAGAACATATCCAGCTGATATTCAAGTACTCAAGGATCTGAAACATGGGGTGGACCACCGGTCCATTGCTCCCGGATCTTGCTTGAGCTTTTGGGATTTTTCCTTGGACCCATGTGACAACATTTTCACAGAGCATTTTACTTGCGGGCTCAGGTGCGATAGAATCGTCTCTGGTTATGCTCGAGTCACAGAGATCACCATTGACCCTGTTGGTTACTCTGGTTCACTCACCTCAACTTCATGGAACCTCCCTTATCTACAGACCTTGGACATCTCGGACAACTCGTTCTCTGGCTCAATTCCTGACTCCCTCTCCAACTTAACTCGTTTGCGTCGACTTGGTCTGTCTAGGAACTCACTCTCTGGTGAAATACCCGTCATTCTTGGCTCCCTCTCTCACCTTGAAGAACTCTACCTTGATAGCAACCATCTCCATGGACCCATTCCTTCAAGCTTCAACAATCTAACAAGCCTGAGGCGACTTGAAATCCAACAAAACGATATCTCTGGTGAGTTTCCCGATCTGGGTTCACTCAAAAACCTTTACTTCCTAGATGCTAGTGATAACAATATATCCGGCGGAGTTCCTGCAACACTGCCAACATCTCTTGTGGAGCTCTCAATTCGAAACAATAAACTAGGAGGAAATATTCCAGATAACATCGAGAATATGAGGTTTTTGCAAGTTCTAGATCTCAGTCACAACATATTATCCGGATCAATATTATCAGTTCTTTTTGACCATCCGTCCCTGGAACAGCTTACTCTTTCTTACAACAACTTTTCATATTTAGAAGTACCTGGTGACAAGGGGTTAAACAGTAACTTAATAGCTCTTGATTTAAGCTACAACAAGCTTCGAGGTTTCTTGCCAGCTTTCATGGCTTCGATGCCAAAGCTTGCAGCTTTATCTTTGGAGCATAACAAGTTCACAGGTATGATACCAGCTCAGTATGCACTCAAAGCCGCTGTACCCCGGACCAATACTTCGTCTTTTGAGAGGCTGTTGCTGGGTGGGAATTACTTGTTCGGGCCAATTCCAGGACCTTTGCTGGGTCTCAAACCGGGTTCTGCTCAAGTCAGCCTGGCGGATAATTGCTTGTATCGGTGTCCTGACGCTTTCTTCTTCTGCCAAGGTGGGGATCAGAAATCCTTGGTGGATTGTAAGAGCTTTGGGCCTGCAATTCCTTAGAAACAAAGTAACCCCGAATTGTATTATAGTAATGACATTATTCCCTAGTTTGTCTTTACCTACATTTTTACTGTGAAAGGTTACAAGTTTCAGAGAAACAGCAGAAAATTTCCCCTTTTTAGTCTTTTTTTCCCCTCCTTCGATTTTTGACAATTCTATATGGTGAACAAACCAATCTTGCTCAGGCGTCGATTGAAAGTTTCGAGGCTTGTAGTTCAAAAGCGACCAAAAGAGAAACTACAAAACTGGAGTAAATTGCCATGGGGCTTGTGCACTTGCAGGTTGCAGGTTCGCCTTTGTGTTTCACAAAAGCATTGTCTTGGAAAGGAGAAAAGCAATAACTTCGCTTATTATTGTAGAATTGCTGTTACTATTCTACTAATTCCACCACCTGgcgttgattcttttgctcgCAAAGCACACATTGGAAACTGCGCAGCATCGTCGGAAAGAAAGGGAAACCACGTttacttaaataatttcaCCCAGCCCCGGCTAGCGACTATAGTGCTGATACGCTGAGATTTCTCATGTGAATTGGCCTAGCCATCCCCTGCAGGCATGCATtgacatcattttttttagaacGAACTGAAGGTTACTAAAAGCAAGgttctcatttttcttaaacCAACAGCAATACTATATAATAATAAGATGACTTCCAAATTATGGATGTATTAAAGGTAATTTTTCTCAATATTGTATTAATCATGTTCATAAATTGCTTCCTCAATTCTAATATAATTTCATGTTCTCTCTCCTCATAGGGGTCTCTATACGATTCCCTCTCTTCAATGCGCATCGATTTTTGTTATCGACAAATAATATTATGGGTTTATATTGGATGTATTATCAATGTattgtatttatatttaaaattataagtatttatttttaaaatttttaattattaaatttattcattaacaaaataataacataTAATTCACAGCTTACGTATAAAATTTATACCCTGCTAAAATGACAAggcatcaaatataaattctaatATTAGATTGACACGGTCGCCATCAAGATCATTCTATAAAAGCAAGCTTTTTGCAATGCAGTGGTTCCATGTGCATTGTTCATATTTACTGGTACACAGCATTTAAAGACCCTTCTTAATTAGTTTTGCCATTCTTTTATGAGAATGACTTCATATTCTATCATGAGTTTATATTATCATAGCAGTGCTTTCCTGGCTGaattttgtttctattttACATTGGAGGAAAAAGAATCCAATGTAGAGTAATTAAATACACCCATACCTAAGGATTCTGGAATAATCAATATTCAGCAATGGTATCTCAAGGATAAGGATAGGACACGTTTCCATCCTGAGTTTAATGTTGAAAATCcctatgatttattttatttatttattatgagcATGGTTTAGTTGTTAAAGTGTTGTAAATCGtccaaaatttaaacaaataaaactaaatttgtGTGgagttttacaatttttttagtCCTCATGCAATATAGATTGAATGGGCCACTATCTAGGCCTAGCTCCAATTTCTGCTTTCTCGAGAAGTCAAGTTTGGCCCAGCATTTACTTTATCTCTAGAGTCTAGATTGTAGGCTAACTCAGATATTGGGGGCCCATTGAGACTGTCGAATTCTTAGCCGGAGTTCCTGTAGAAGAAAAATTGGCCAGAAAAATCAACAATGGTCGGGTATGGATTGACATCTGCAACAGCTTAATATAGGAATACCCAAGAATTCTGCTAATGTTCCCTGGAAAAGTGTTGCTTTTGTAAAGACAGGGAAATAAGGGGAAAGAGGAGGAATGGAGTTCCATGATGCAGCAAGAAAGTGTCCAGTAGGCTAGGCCATATCTATCAGGTTGCCAATGGTAGGTTTGACAAACATGACAATCTTTCCATGGTAAAAGGCCTAAAGGGTTTTGTTTCAAATCAGGATTGACAATGAAAACGTAATCATCCTTCAACTATACCTTAAACTAATCAAAACAATCTTCGGTGTTCATCAGTATCCCTTGAAATTGTCATCTTCAAGAATTTGTTGCCCGGAAGTAATTCATAAGCAAGGAGGTGGTGCATTAATTGTGGCTTCCCATAGATGTATAGCATCGTTTTACAAATCTTTTTTTGGCACTCTCAACGCCAGTGGTCATCTTCGTTTTTATTATACTTTGAAGGAAGTGGTCCTActcatcaaaaaattaatggtATGGTTAGATCTGGGATGATCTCTACTGACTGTGCCAACCCCGAATTCCAGCTCCATCGATGCAATAAAAGCTTACCCCCAGCCCCTATCTAGTTTAGCATAGAGATTTGGACCTTTCTAAAAGCTTCATTGAAATTGTAATAAATGCCAGAAGAATGTTGGCTCAGCCTTTAAGATTTAGTTTACACCTTCAGGTATCAGAATGAATGGGACAAGTCAGAATCAGAAACCTGATCAAGTTAAGTAAGCTTTGAGCAGATGACAAAGTCGTTTTGAGTTTAGGTACCCTAATTCCCTCCTTAAGTCACAGAACCACATCTCTATTCTGTAATTTGTAAGGCAAAGGTTGGAGTAAACTTAATTGAACTCATTTAAGCCATAATTTAAGATGAGTTGGGAGTGATGTATATATCATATATCATCtgcaaatttttttcaagatGCCAAATCTATGCAAATCTTGGCTCGTCTCCTCATTCAAGCTGCCATCATTTAAGGCAAAAGGGGTTGGCCTAGCTTACAACTACAGCCCTTGGAGAGGCAAATGGGCAAGGGGGTGCAGGGTTGGCCAAGTGGGGAACCCCATTGTCGGTAGAAAACCCTTCATCCTGGCCAATGGTACACCTCACCCAACGCATCCTATGTTCATTATTAACGTTGAAGATAATGAAGGATCGAACTCCTCCTGCCACCAAAGATCTTGGTTCCCCATACTCCTCCAGTCCCTTCCCAAATTCTCATcccatattttttatttaaaggcATTCCTAGAATATTCTCTTCTGCTTCACTTTCCTTCACTTCAACAGGTGAGTTTCTGcatattttcttgaaattttaagtCGTACATTgaacttaaaattatttggtaaTATCTCAAATATTGCTGTCAATTGCTTTTAAGTTACATGACCCTTCTACTTACTACTAATTACTATTAAATTCTTCGCAAGAAACACACAGCCCCAAGACAAAATCAATGAAAAGGTGTTCAGCTCATATCATATAAAGAATAATTTAACTATGTATATGATATGGGtatttgaaatatattattagCTTAACTGGAGTGTCGTGCCCTGGTCCTGGAGCTAGGCCAACCCATTGATCCTAATTGTTTCAATAAACCTTTTATAAGCAATGCTATAGCCACTTTCTTTGAGTTTTATAATCTCCTGATCAATCAAACttcctacttaatttgttAAACAAGTGATTTTCCTGGAATTCTTTGAGTTTTTGATGGAAAAGTCCGTACTGTATGACTCCTGTTAATCTGTATTATGGGGCCTTGATTTAAGGTCTCAATAAATTCATGGCAGAAAGGTGGGGTGTCTTCAACACGCGCCAAGCCTTGATCCACTCTtaatttttgctttaattctagtatattaatatgaattttaagtGAACCAAATACATATAAGATAACCCTAAAATTCACATCTGACCTTAGGTAAAATGTAGGAACCGATCAAGACATTCCCTTATCCCCTTTTTCAAGAAGGAATAAACACTTAGAAGCCTTTTCCTTTTGTGTTGAAGTGATACAAAAACTTAcaattttagttttgattatttaattttgcttCATTCGTAATAATAAATTCTCCGTAAATGATTAAAAGAATTCGAATCCATCCTCTTTCCAACGGCTTAAGAATCAATTTTCacgaaaacaaaaaaaacaggAAAAGCATTTGTGAAGCTATCACATAACCGGCATGGTCAAaatattctataaaatagacaAGAAGTTTGCCTTTGGTATTATTCCTGGGTTCATGAGAACCATTGTTTTAGTCCAGGTGAATAGAATTGGGATTGAAAGACAAAAGGGCAAATTATATTCGTGTCTTATCACCTCCACAGTGTGATGCCGACTATTCACTATTCTCAGGCCATGTTATTCTTATTCATTTTTCCCTCAAGATTCCTACATACAAAGTATATATATgacatttatttattcatatgaatatgatcatatacacacacacacacacacacatatatatatatatatatatatatatatataatataatatatatatatNGAAagctagaaaaaaatatgttGTTTGTCCTGTTTTGTTTTCTCCATTGCACCTTAATAATATCCATATCTGACCCACCACACCTCTCTTTTTTGCTTCTGTGGGAATAATCCATACATTTTTTTGCTAACAATTTCTACATATAGCCCAATTGTTGTTTGACATGCATGAGTCTGCCTGCCTTATTGGAATTGCTTTGCCAATGAGAAAACTTCTGCGCCAGCTTTGTATATATTAATGGGAAATGGTTCTTCCCTAAATATCTCTATGCAGTACTATGAGCTACTActaattaatttgatataaCAAGTGTTactaattgaattttttgtttcatttttcttcacttttaataataataaataaagtgTAATCAATACTACtgtattgaattttattcaaattgttataaaaaatttatatgatgACATGTAGTTAAATCTATAAAAGTACTGTATGATTAATTTTCGACAACCTTCTCTAAATATGATGTTCAGGGGGTGAGAAAGAaggttaattaattaattaattatatatataggcAAATGGGAGGGAAAATAATTGATGcgtttaataatattataaacatGAGATTGGTCGAACATATTAGTGCACCACCCCGAGAGAGGAAACCACTTTTCATGCAATCCCCTCTCCtaacatataaaaaagagGACAATGACTCAATTAAATTGTTCATGTTCAAACCTTTTCCAATAATAGAGGCACGTGGCAGGTTGCTGATTGGTCCCTTCTTTTTAAACATCTCCACCATCTTTGATTGATGAGACAGACAGTGAGCGAGAGAtgggaaattaaaaaaaacatatgaCGCTGAGGGAAAATATCTGCTTTATCTAGACTTTACATGTATATTGTTATGGAGTCGAAGTGATCAATAAAAAGGAGGAGAGGGGAGGGGGGTGGAGATTGGAACAGGGACTGGTCGCCCATGAGCTGACACAACTTCTCCATTATGAGGGCAACCCACAATCCCGTATCAAGAATCGGGACCTCTTCTCTTCTCCCTCGAAGTTGTCAAACCCAATGCTTTGCCCTATGCTTGCTTTCTGTGTATAGTTTTTCATCGAAAGTTGTTGAGATAAAAGGTCCGACGAGATACATTTGCCCGTCTCGAGAGAGGGGGTAAGTTGTACGGATCTAAGTTTTTCCCCCAAAAAGGCCAACCTGAAACTAGCTACTTCCATGTTTTAACCTCATACTTTATGTTTGTTCAAGTACATGGCTAGGTTAGTATCGTGACCATGCATAACGTTAGGGTTATTCTtgtaatgatatatatatatatatgctgaTCAAAGCCCTAACATAAAAACTGGTCTaactattatcattttatttaagaaaaagttgGGATTTAGTCTTTGATTTCTCTTGCACCTTGGACTTCTTCTAGCACACCCTTCTACCCAAGAAACTCGTCTATGGGTTTTGAAGGATTGGTCGTCGATTGCATGAGAACCTGGCCATCATTTATTTGATGCTTTATAAAGTACAAGAAAGGTAacattctttttcctttcaagGGCTGACAAAAGTTAAATTCAATGCATATAGCTTTAAGTCaataggaaagaaaagaaaaatctgaGAAGGCGGTCCTATACTCTAAAAATTGATGTAACTTAGATTCTTAGAATAGAGTGCAACCTAAAATAGATGATAATGTCTCTTAGAAAAGAAGATGCTAAAGGGCAAAAAATGGAAGGAATATTGCTTGTTAATAAATCAGGATGGGATCCAAGCCCCACAACTGATCATTTCCTTTTGCAGAATTGATCAGTGGCAAATCCATGCTGCATGCAGATCAGTTAGTGCTTTGATAGCAAATGATTCGTAAGAACCTGATAGAGGTTAAGTTGTACTAAGTTAAAGGAGTAAGATTGCCATATTCCTTACAGCATCTCagtagtttcttttttttaactattttagAAAGAATTTTTCTCATCATGGCTTGGGTATAAGATTCATCACAGCAGTGAAAGAGATGGTTTTGAGGCAATTTAAGAATTGATAGCGTAACTGACAAAACTAGCATGGTGAGAGAGCGAGCGTGGTCCCCTTGACAGGGAAACTCAGAAGCAACATCATACCAAAATGGGAGGGGACTCAACAAATCAGTAAAAAGCTTTATTCCATTGAAATGGGGATTGAATTTAGAATGAAATTCCCATCTCATTCGCCCCCAcaaatccaaaatttttcttattgaaTAGTGAGTCCTGATTGGCCTATCTGGCTTTGTAACCATGTGTTTCTGTTGGAAAAATAAAGCACAAAAGTTTCCTTAGATGACGACCTTGATGATGCAAAacatttaattgaaaaaaaaagggaataaATAAGTACAACAGGACCCAATAAACTATTGACAAATAGCTATCCATGGCTTCGCTTTACAAAGCAGATTAAACAAGTAACAAAAGAGAGGGGAAAACAGAAGTGGGTGGAGTCATAGATTACCTCTTTGAATGAAAGCACTTTGtatgatatttgtttatttctaCTTTCCAAAAGTTTTCACTGTAACCTAAAATtggaaaaatcaaaacaagagagagagagggagacaaaaaaaatcacCATAGAAAGCGAAGCAACCAAACCATATTTCCGTGTCTATCTCTATCCTTACAACATGAAATATGAACCCCCACTATGTCACAGTAATCTTATTCTATAGTTTACTCTCGACAGATGCTCTTATAACCCTCTCTTCACAACTCTTCTGGGGTTCCAAACTTCCGCAGTCTTTGACACAGTACTCTCTTTCAGAAAGAGAAATTGGGAGTAAAGagattaaacaaattaaacagATGAAGATTCAGTGCGACGTGTGTAACAAAGAGGAGGCCTCCGTGTTCTGCACCGCGGACGAGGCAGCCCTGTGCGACGCCTGTGACCATCGAGTCCACCACGCCAATAAGCTTGCCTCGAAACACCAACGTTTTTCCCTTCTCCATCCTGCCTCTTCTAAACAAGCCCCTCTCTGCGATATCTGTCAGGTTATTTTTTATGTCTTTCTTGCTCTCTGGCTttgattttggtttttatACCTTTATTACTACGGAGAATTGTGTGGAAGTTGGTTTTCTGATTGCGAGATTTtgggggtttttttttatcttattgtAGGAGAAACGAGCTTTCTTGTTTTGTCAACAAGACAGAGCAATTCTATGCAGAGATTGTGATGTTCCAATTCACGCCGCAAACGAACATACCCAGAAGCACAACAGGTTTCTTCTTACAGGGGTTAAACTCTCTGCTACCTCTGCTCTCTACACATCCTCCTCTTCATCCTCCATCGCTTCCTTATCCACCGGCTGTGATTCTGTTCCTGAATTCAAGTCTCAACCTTCGATCAAGAATCCTGTCTCTGCTTCTCCAACAAATTTGAATCCATTTTCACTTGCTAAATCTTCACCCGTTAGCACAACAGCAGCAGCAGTAACAAACAAGAGCGGTGGAGATAACCTGTTAGCAAATGAAGGGGGTGGTTCAACGAGTAGCATATCTGAGTACTTGATAGAGATGCTTCCAGGCTGGCACTTCGAAGACTTCCTTGATTCCTCTTCACCTCCCTTTGGTTTCTGTAAGGTTTGCATTGATCCATCATTGATCTattgtttttccctttctaGATAGTGAGCTCATGGCACAATATAATATGTTTTCTATTTACAATTTGACTTTTGAATGATGTGATTTTCTTTGGGATCtgaataattttgtttttttgatcTAATTTTGTCAGAGTGATGATGGCATGTTGCCATTTTCCGATGCTGATCTTGAGAGCAATAAGAGTTCTTTCTCGCCAGAAAGTTTAGGACTCTGGGTTCCGCAGTCACCATCTCCCCTTTATCCTCCCCAATATTCTTCAACAATGGGAGGGCAAATTGGGTTCAAGGAGACAAAGGAAATTATAGGCATGAAAGCTAACAGGAGATGGACAGATGATGCATTTACAGTTCCTCAGATCAGCCCTCCCTCCACTGGCTCTAAGAGAACTAGGCCTCTCTGGTAGAATCAGATCTTCAGAGTACAAAAGCCTCATGTTCCCTTATAGTTTGACAAGGAGCTCCAGTTCCCATCTTTTGCCTTTTCTTCGTATTTTCCAATTTCTAGCTAAGTTGATTTCAGTTTAATGTCATCTTTTCCCCTACTCTGACAGGGCCGGTTTTGTTTGTAGCATTTTGTTGCTTTTTCGTGTACTTGAATGCAACGACTTTGTAAAtatcaatgaaaaattttcaaagttacttttccttcttttcaatttttaccATCTCGAGTTCACAAATTCAGTTTAAAGATTACGATCAGTCAGAGGAAAGACGAAATCTAAAACATCTTGAAGTGGGGAATCTAGCAAATGACATATCGTTATGTAATAACCTCGACAGAACAATTGAAGTGAAACTGTGACATAAATTGACTGACAGTCAAGGGAACAACTAATCCCTCCTTTTGGTCGGGGAGACGTAGCATGTTATTGAGATTTGGAACCTGACAGGCATTGTAAGAAGGTACAAAGATGAAAGGAGATACATGATGGGTATGATGAATTGATGATGGGATCGGATAAGGAAAGGGGAGAGGGGCAGGCAAAAAGGGATGGTCTGGTTTTGTCTTAAAGCAAGATTGCAGTGTCCTGGTGGGGACGAACATACCCCAAAGGCCCAAACCTTTGGGATTGTATTGCTATAACTATCAATTTCAGTAGTTCATTCAACTAGTTGAAATCTGCGGACCAAAATAGGGAAAAAAAGGAACTCAGAACTAGTTGTTAGTCAGGGTTTCTTGCAGACTTCCAGTTGTACTTTCCGGTACTTCTGCTACATTCCCTTTCCTCTTTCTCTACATTTTCTTCCCAATCCCATGTTCAAGTTTCTATACTTACGATATACTTTGATTTCCTACAGACATAACTCAGAGAGATAACAGTTCTGTTCCAAACAAAGCATATACGAACTTGAatgttatgctttgatttaCTGTAGTACATCCGTTTACTATCACATTTAAgaccaaaaacaagaaaaaccaacaaatCTTTTCAGGATTTGCACCAATGAACCTCGTCATTTTACATCACGACCGTACATGTGTGTTCACTGTAACTGAAAAAGGGGCTGCTCAAAGATGATAAGGTCTCGGTCAATCAGAGTGCTGGTAGACGGCCGAAAGGTTCTCCCTTGGGTCTACCACACCTAAACCTACACCTACCAAAGCTAACCCGTTGCAGAGCCCTGCCTTCTGGGCGTATCTCTTTTCCGTGTGCCGCACATGCCAAATTTGTTCACTTTTTGGTGGCTTCAGACAAGAGCAATAAAGACCTTTGTTCTCAGACCTTTCTTCCATGGAAATATCACATCAGCATCTTAATTTGCTTGATCATGGCAGTTTTGGCCTTTTGCCCATCTTTCTTCTAAGCGTTCTGAAGGGGTCGATGGGGTCGGTTCTTGCCCAATAGCAGGCTGATGACCTTCTCAGGATTTAACCCCTACAATACTCTCTACAGTCTACCCTGCCCCATCGTATTTAATAAACCCATCAAAGAAATTAAGTTTGGTTATCATGAAAATAATCTGGGTTTGTTCcttccaaagaaatttaaaaaaaaaaacaaaaatgattgaTTCCTTGATGAGTTAATGTAACAACTTAAAACAGTCCACAACCTTCAAGACATATACAAATAGACAAGTTTGAGGCAGAGAGGACTCTCTGGTCTATTGGCCAAGTGGGTCTAGTATTCTTTCTGTTGTGACAGCTGTTTCATCTAGGCATTAGCCCCAAATTTACTCTTGGTTCTTTGCTATCTGGCCCAAATAGTTTCTACTTTACTTTGGGTCGAACCAGTCCTTTGGGAACTAAAGAGGTTGTTTGGGCTCAATTCCTTATTGGCACTCAAAGGACAGGGACAGTCTCTTATTTCTTACAGGAACATTGGGTCTAATAACATGAACATGCAAGCAATATTTG from the Theobroma cacao cultivar B97-61/B2 chromosome 8, Criollo_cocoa_genome_V2, whole genome shotgun sequence genome contains:
- the LOC18591483 gene encoding LRR receptor-like serine/threonine-protein kinase FLS2, translating into MSKLSSTLYLCLRFLVFVNTISKLLFAANSRTYPADIQVLKDLKHGVDHRSIAPGSCLSFWDFSLDPCDNIFTEHFTCGLRCDRIVSGYARVTEITIDPVGYSGSLTSTSWNLPYLQTLDISDNSFSGSIPDSLSNLTRLRRLGLSRNSLSGEIPVILGSLSHLEELYLDSNHLHGPIPSSFNNLTSLRRLEIQQNDISGEFPDLGSLKNLYFLDASDNNISGGVPATLPTSLVELSIRNNKLGGNIPDNIENMRFLQVLDLSHNILSGSILSVLFDHPSLEQLTLSYNNFSYLEVPGDKGLNSNLIALDLSYNKLRGFLPAFMASMPKLAALSLEHNKFTGMIPAQYALKAAVPRTNTSSFERLLLGGNYLFGPIPGPLLGLKPGSAQVSLADNCLYRCPDAFFFCQGGDQKSLVDCKSFGPAIP
- the LOC18591484 gene encoding B-box zinc finger protein 21, translated to MNPHYVTVILFYSLLSTDALITLSSQLFWGSKLPQSLTQYSLSEREIGSKEIKQIKQMKIQCDVCNKEEASVFCTADEAALCDACDHRVHHANKLASKHQRFSLLHPASSKQAPLCDICQEKRAFLFCQQDRAILCRDCDVPIHAANEHTQKHNRFLLTGVKLSATSALYTSSSSSSIASLSTGCDSVPEFKSQPSIKNPVSASPTNLNPFSLAKSSPVSTTAAAVTNKSGGDNLLANEGGGSTSSISEYLIEMLPGWHFEDFLDSSSPPFGFCKSDDGMLPFSDADLESNKSSFSPESLGLWVPQSPSPLYPPQYSSTMGGQIGFKETKEIIGMKANRRWTDDAFTVPQISPPSTGSKRTRPLW